A single genomic interval of Nitrospirota bacterium harbors:
- a CDS encoding NAD-dependent epimerase/dehydratase family protein yields the protein MKVLVVGGTGQLGANLVRALLARGDQVRVLVRPIQSSRQAVGHLMLRGLEIERVDGDLNDAESLVRACEGARVVYQAASYYPLQTIPVEAATKQALTETGNLLQAVQRASVERLVFTSTLTTIGFPAQPGRLADEDCAFTTKYRNNPYLMSKIAMENEVLAAAKNGVPAVVINPTAFFGPFDSKPTSGTQILMIAKRMMPAYVDGPVNAIDVRDVAEGMILAAERGRVGERYILGNWNTTQKELNALIARVAGVWPPLVPVPFALARVGAKWGDTVFRTIFRRPAPVPGFFVEMLAHMQQYDCSKAIRELGYPRRPVEHAIRDALAWFKANGYLPA from the coding sequence ATGAAAGTTTTGGTTGTGGGAGGGACCGGGCAGCTCGGCGCCAACCTCGTCCGAGCGTTGCTGGCCAGAGGCGACCAGGTCCGCGTCCTGGTCCGGCCCATTCAGTCCAGCCGCCAGGCGGTCGGGCATCTGATGTTGCGCGGTCTCGAGATCGAACGGGTCGACGGCGACCTGAACGACGCAGAATCGCTGGTGCGGGCCTGTGAGGGGGCGCGTGTCGTCTACCAGGCGGCCAGCTACTACCCTTTGCAGACGATTCCCGTCGAGGCTGCGACGAAACAGGCGCTCACCGAAACCGGCAATCTGCTCCAGGCGGTGCAACGCGCCTCGGTCGAACGGCTCGTCTTCACCAGCACCCTGACGACGATCGGCTTCCCCGCGCAGCCCGGCCGACTCGCCGACGAGGACTGCGCGTTCACCACCAAATACAGGAACAACCCGTATCTGATGTCGAAGATCGCGATGGAGAACGAAGTGCTGGCGGCGGCCAAGAACGGCGTGCCGGCGGTGGTGATCAACCCGACCGCGTTTTTCGGCCCGTTCGACAGCAAGCCGACCAGCGGCACGCAGATTCTGATGATCGCGAAGCGGATGATGCCGGCGTACGTGGACGGACCCGTGAACGCGATCGATGTGCGGGACGTGGCGGAAGGCATGATTCTCGCCGCCGAGCGGGGGCGGGTCGGCGAGCGGTATATCCTCGGGAATTGGAACACCACGCAAAAAGAGCTCAACGCCCTGATCGCGCGGGTCGCCGGCGTGTGGCCGCCGTTGGTGCCGGTTCCGTTTGCGTTGGCCCGTGTCGGCGCCAAGTGGGGTGACACGGTGTTCCGCACGATCTTCCGTCGGCCGGCGCCTGTGCCCGGGTTCTTTGTGGAAATGCTCGCGCACATGCAGCAGTATGACTGCTCCAAGGCCATCCGCGAGCTGGGCTATCCGCGCCGCCCGGTGGAGCACGCGATCCGTGACGCGCTGGCCTGGTTCAAGGCGAACGGCTACCTGCCGGCATGA
- a CDS encoding 4a-hydroxytetrahydrobiopterin dehydratase — translation MGLADNKCVPCRGGVPPLPEARVQELLKELGRGWQLNKDGHLERLYTFKDFKQALDFVNKVGAVAEAEGHHPDLYLAWGKCKVEVWTHKINGLTESDFYLAAKADREFEPFRATAA, via the coding sequence ATGGGGCTTGCGGATAACAAGTGCGTGCCTTGCCGGGGCGGCGTGCCGCCGCTGCCCGAAGCCCGCGTCCAGGAATTACTGAAAGAACTCGGACGCGGCTGGCAACTCAACAAAGACGGCCATCTGGAGCGGCTCTATACGTTCAAGGATTTCAAGCAGGCGTTGGACTTCGTGAACAAGGTCGGCGCGGTGGCGGAAGCGGAGGGCCACCACCCGGACTTGTACCTGGCCTGGGGCAAGTGCAAGGTCGAGGTCTGGACCCACAAGATCAACGGATTGACCGAGAGCGACTTCTACCTGGCCGCGAAGGCGGACCGGGAGTTCGAGCCTTTCCGGGCGACGGCGGCGTAA
- a CDS encoding chromosome partitioning protein ParB, with the protein MAERKLKAPKPVGTARRRRKPAGASAGLTATELQAAAPPADVAELHRAIENDGGKVLSVYREPYGGKWLVFAALPIDLVEPTPYQRNLSDSHVRKLEAVIGKIGRFLDPIVAVRAPREGGREVEGYRGKGSEESGSRVKYWTPNGHHRLSAMRTLGAKSITAIVVPEASAAYQILALNTEKAHNLREKALEVIRMYRELARLDDVTEETYALEFEEPALITLGLCYEERPRFSGGAYHPVLKRVDEFLKQPLRAALEVRGQRAKVVLALDDLIAQQVEALKAKGLTSPYLKSFVVARVNPIRFRPKDAAPLSFDEALDRMVKAAAKFNPDKIKAEDLARSGGAAEEGD; encoded by the coding sequence ATGGCAGAGAGGAAACTCAAGGCTCCTAAACCGGTCGGAACGGCCCGCCGCCGCCGCAAACCCGCCGGCGCATCGGCCGGCCTGACCGCAACCGAGCTGCAGGCCGCCGCGCCGCCTGCCGACGTGGCGGAGCTGCATCGGGCGATCGAGAACGATGGGGGAAAGGTCCTGTCGGTCTACCGCGAACCCTATGGCGGAAAGTGGTTGGTCTTCGCGGCGTTGCCCATCGACCTGGTCGAGCCGACGCCGTATCAGCGGAATCTCTCCGACAGTCACGTGCGGAAACTGGAGGCGGTGATCGGGAAGATCGGGCGCTTCCTTGATCCGATCGTGGCGGTCCGCGCGCCTCGGGAGGGAGGTAGAGAGGTAGAGGGATATAGGGGTAAGGGGAGCGAAGAGTCGGGAAGCCGCGTCAAATACTGGACGCCGAACGGGCATCATCGGCTTTCCGCGATGCGGACGCTGGGAGCGAAAAGCATCACGGCGATCGTGGTGCCGGAAGCGTCGGCGGCCTATCAAATCCTCGCGTTGAACACGGAGAAGGCCCACAACCTGCGGGAGAAGGCCCTCGAGGTCATCCGCATGTACCGAGAGTTGGCTCGTCTGGACGATGTCACCGAGGAAACCTACGCGCTGGAATTCGAGGAGCCGGCGTTGATCACCCTGGGTCTCTGTTATGAGGAGCGGCCCCGTTTCAGCGGCGGCGCGTACCATCCGGTGCTGAAACGGGTGGATGAGTTTCTCAAGCAGCCGCTGCGCGCGGCGCTGGAGGTTCGCGGGCAGCGGGCGAAGGTCGTGCTGGCGTTGGATGATCTCATCGCGCAGCAGGTCGAAGCGCTGAAGGCCAAAGGCTTGACCAGTCCTTATCTCAAAAGCTTCGTGGTCGCGCGGGTGAACCCGATCCGCTTCCGGCCCAAGGATGCCGCCCCGTTGAGTTTCGATGAGGCGCTCGATCGTATGGTGAAGGCCGCAGCCAAGTTCAACCCGGACAAGATCAAGGCGGAGGATCTGGCAAGGTCGGGCGGCGCGGCGGAGGAAGGCGACTGA
- a CDS encoding polyphosphate kinase 2 family protein — MEQYRVKPGTKLKLRKLDPDDTGTYKKTAKDKAKAKAKTKKLAKSVAGLQERLYANADRALLIVLQGMDTSGKDGTIKKVMRAVNPQGCRVTSFKAPTPVESAYDFLWRVHREVPPKGYIGIFNRSHYEDVLITRVHGMISGQRVEERFDRINAFEELLHGNGTTILKFFLHISKDEQRERLEERVNDPEKRWKFDAGDLEERQYWDEYMEAFEDMLSATSTECAPWYVVPANRKWYRNLVVADTVVSALEDMKLTCPPAPADVDFEHLTIV; from the coding sequence ATGGAACAGTATCGGGTCAAGCCGGGTACGAAGCTCAAGCTCCGCAAACTCGATCCCGATGACACGGGAACCTACAAGAAGACTGCGAAAGACAAGGCGAAGGCGAAAGCGAAGACCAAGAAACTTGCTAAGAGCGTCGCTGGCCTTCAGGAACGACTGTACGCCAATGCGGACCGGGCGCTGCTCATCGTGCTCCAAGGCATGGACACCAGCGGCAAGGACGGCACCATCAAGAAGGTGATGCGCGCCGTCAACCCGCAGGGGTGCCGGGTGACGTCTTTCAAAGCTCCCACGCCGGTCGAGTCGGCGTATGACTTTCTGTGGCGCGTCCATCGGGAGGTGCCGCCGAAAGGCTATATCGGGATCTTCAACCGCTCGCACTACGAGGACGTGCTGATTACGCGCGTGCACGGCATGATCTCCGGACAGCGGGTCGAGGAGCGGTTCGATCGCATCAACGCTTTCGAAGAGCTGTTGCATGGAAACGGGACGACGATCCTGAAGTTCTTTCTGCATATCTCGAAGGACGAACAGCGCGAACGGCTGGAAGAGCGGGTGAATGATCCCGAGAAGCGCTGGAAATTCGATGCCGGGGACCTGGAGGAGCGGCAATACTGGGACGAATACATGGAGGCGTTCGAGGACATGCTCTCCGCCACCAGCACGGAATGCGCGCCGTGGTACGTGGTGCCGGCGAACCGGAAGTGGTATCGCAACCTGGTGGTCGCCGACACGGTTGTTTCAGCGTTGGAGGACATGAAGCTCACCTGTCCGCCTGCGCCGGCGGATGTGGACTTCGAGCATCTCACGATCGTATAG
- a CDS encoding RiPP maturation radical SAM C-methyltransferase, with amino-acid sequence MNDKAPVALVNMPFSYSKYPSIQLGTLTALLKSKGIGVECHYLNVRFAHKIGVPLYESICEKRALFGEWLFSYLLFRDNPKRADYPRMFKPVFEQLSRESGQPAAYFDEMANRIAPQFLTWAMTAIDWGRYRIVGFTSTFDQNVASLTMAKLIKDLYPQVKIVFGGANYDGDMGLEYFRAFPWIDFVVVGEGEEVFPPLVTQILEGKDDAYPKGVAYRRDGQVRFEPNPSLFSDFARTGPPDYDDYYRQLAELGAESFRGLDRILLYEGSRGCWWGEKHHCTFCGLNAQSMKFRAKAPEQVMRELEYLSSRYDTTRFRLVDNIIDMKYIENLFGRLAAEHCDLDVFIETKSNLQKQQIRTLAAGGVKCMQPGLESLSQNQLQAMDKGVSPMQNILCLKWSYYYRIVVSWNILLGFPGETNEDYRRQIELIPSLFHLQPPEAVGKFWLERFSPYFMRPHQYGVRITGPGLAYEYVYDARQVDLMKIAYDFEYKLEDWQVDPDVYQELVDAVHEWQRRYASDDKPFLYYSKAMRYITVYDGRNPGSPTRERFDWPASFIIECCNEAPKSAEQVRSALQAREPQADYSADTIAALLAQLAAKRMVYEEKGKYLTLAIPEHPFL; translated from the coding sequence ATGAACGACAAGGCGCCGGTGGCGCTCGTCAACATGCCCTTCAGCTACTCGAAGTACCCGTCCATTCAACTGGGCACGCTCACCGCCCTGTTGAAGTCCAAGGGAATTGGCGTCGAGTGCCACTATCTGAACGTCCGGTTCGCCCACAAGATCGGCGTGCCGCTGTACGAATCGATCTGCGAGAAACGGGCGCTGTTCGGAGAATGGCTCTTTTCCTACCTGCTCTTCCGCGACAACCCGAAACGCGCCGACTATCCGCGCATGTTCAAGCCGGTCTTCGAACAGCTCTCGCGCGAGAGCGGACAGCCGGCGGCCTACTTCGACGAGATGGCCAACCGGATCGCGCCGCAGTTCCTGACGTGGGCCATGACGGCGATCGATTGGGGCCGGTACCGCATCGTCGGCTTCACCTCCACCTTCGATCAGAACGTCGCCAGCCTCACGATGGCGAAGCTCATCAAGGATCTGTATCCCCAGGTCAAGATTGTCTTCGGCGGCGCCAACTACGACGGCGACATGGGGCTGGAATACTTCCGCGCGTTCCCCTGGATCGACTTCGTGGTGGTCGGCGAGGGCGAGGAGGTCTTCCCGCCGCTGGTCACGCAGATCTTGGAAGGGAAGGACGATGCGTATCCCAAAGGCGTGGCCTATCGCAGAGACGGTCAGGTCCGGTTCGAGCCCAACCCGTCGCTCTTCAGCGACTTCGCGCGCACCGGCCCGCCCGATTACGACGACTACTACCGGCAGTTGGCGGAATTGGGCGCCGAGTCGTTCCGCGGGCTCGATCGCATTCTGCTCTATGAAGGCTCGCGCGGCTGCTGGTGGGGCGAGAAACACCATTGCACGTTCTGCGGGCTGAACGCGCAGAGCATGAAATTTCGGGCGAAGGCGCCCGAGCAGGTGATGCGCGAGCTGGAGTATCTCTCTAGCCGCTACGACACCACGCGCTTCCGGCTCGTCGACAATATCATCGACATGAAATACATCGAGAACCTGTTCGGGAGGCTTGCGGCGGAACACTGCGACCTCGATGTGTTCATCGAAACCAAGAGTAATCTCCAGAAGCAGCAGATCCGCACGCTGGCAGCGGGCGGCGTGAAATGCATGCAGCCGGGACTGGAGAGCCTGAGCCAGAACCAGTTGCAGGCGATGGACAAGGGCGTCAGCCCGATGCAGAACATCCTGTGCCTCAAGTGGAGTTATTACTACCGGATCGTCGTTTCCTGGAATATCCTGCTCGGCTTTCCCGGCGAGACCAACGAGGACTATCGTCGGCAGATCGAGTTGATCCCCTCCCTGTTCCATCTGCAGCCGCCCGAGGCGGTGGGCAAGTTCTGGTTGGAGCGGTTCAGCCCGTATTTCATGCGGCCCCACCAGTACGGCGTGCGGATCACCGGACCGGGGTTGGCCTACGAGTATGTCTATGACGCCCGGCAGGTCGACTTGATGAAGATCGCCTATGATTTCGAGTACAAACTGGAGGACTGGCAGGTCGATCCTGATGTCTACCAGGAGCTGGTAGATGCGGTACACGAGTGGCAGCGGCGGTATGCCTCCGACGACAAGCCGTTTTTGTATTATTCCAAGGCGATGCGGTACATCACCGTGTACGACGGGCGGAATCCCGGCTCGCCGACACGCGAGCGCTTCGATTGGCCGGCGTCGTTCATCATCGAATGTTGCAACGAGGCGCCCAAGTCGGCGGAGCAGGTTCGCAGCGCCCTGCAGGCGCGCGAGCCGCAGGCGGACTATTCGGCCGACACGATTGCGGCGCTACTCGCGCAATTGGCCGCGAAGCGCATGGTGTACGAAGAGAAAGGCAAATACTTGACCCTGGCTATTCCCGAGCATCCCTTCTTGTGA